One region of Eupeodes corollae chromosome 1, idEupCoro1.1, whole genome shotgun sequence genomic DNA includes:
- the LOC129939028 gene encoding mesencephalic astrocyte-derived neurotrophic factor homolog yields MKSQILIALLVVIITQTTNGLKEEDCEVCVKTVRRFAETLSDATKKDHKKIEGEFKKFCKTQKNKEQRFCYYLGGLEDSATGILNELTKPLSWSMPAEKVCEKLKKMDAQICDLRYEKQIDLSAVDLKKLKVRDLKKILADWDESCDGCLEKSDFIKRIEELKPKYVRNEL; encoded by the exons atgaaatcacaAATATTAATTGCATTATTAGTTGTAATCATTACACAAACTACAAATGGTTTGAAGGAGGAAGACTGCGAAG TGTGTGTGAAGACTGTTCGTCGCTTTGCTGAGACCCTCAGTGATGCCACAAAGAAAGACCACAAGAAAATCGAGGGAGAGTTCAAGAAGTTCTGCAAAACTCAGAAGAACAAAGAACAGAGATTC TGCTACTATCTTGGAGGTCTCGAAGACTCAGCCACTGGTATCCTAAATGAACTTACAAAACCTTTAAGTTGGTCTATGCCCGCAGAGAAGGTTTGTGAAAAACTAAAGAAGATGGACGCACAGATCTGTGACCTTCGTTATG aaaaacaaattgatttgagCGCTGTCgaccttaaaaaattgaaagttcGTGATTTGAAGAAGATCCTAGCCGATTGGGATGAGTCCTGCGATGGATGTCTGGAGAAGTCTGACTTTATTAAGAGAATAGAAGAACTTAAACCCAAATATGTACGCAATGAGTTATAA
- the LOC129946057 gene encoding uncharacterized protein LOC129946057: MKEYKAPGEDLIPHEFYKYCSDDFAKHLLANLNDLYENDIVPTCFESSVILPVYKKGNQNMVENYRGISLINTIRKIFGSMLYRRLINWAEEQQILIECQAGFRQGYSAVDQIYTLSTIVDIYREEGKNIYAYFVDFKSAFDTVDRDLMFYKLSALGLPFKMLRTLRIIYKNCSAKVWDGVNMSESFATPSGLRQGCILCTLLFALFINDIVSYINGGFDVGRTKIKVLMYADDIVLLADTPIKLQMMITKFEEFCKLWNLTVNRGKSQIMIFGRGKRQRSGNYIWKLEREAVEVVDNYKYLGVILTPQNSIKTHLLEKLKSAKIAIKTTWLTCIKIRAQDFESNIKSLRQQRDQLCFMQRKFGDIYNMRV, from the coding sequence atgaaagaatATAAGGCACCAGGAGAAGATCTTATTCCTCacgaattttataagtattgcaGTGATGATTTTGCCAAACATCTGCTAGCGAACCTAAACGATTTGTATGAAAACGACATTGTCCCAACATGCTTTGAATCATCCGTTATTCTTCCAGTttacaaaaaaggaaatcaGAACATGGTGGAAAATTACAGAGGAATATCACTGATTAATAcaattcgtaagatatttggaaGTATGTTGTACAGACGCCTTATTAATTGGGCAGAAGAACAGCAGATACTTATTGAATGCCAAGCTGGATTTCGTCAAGGTTACTCCGCCGTTGATCAAATTTATACACTTAGCACTATTGTAGACATTTACCGTGAGGAAGGCAAAAATATCTATGCCTACTTCGTTGATTTCAAATCCGCATTTGACACTGTAGATCGAGATTTAATGTTCTATAAACTCTCTGCTCTGGGTCTACCATTTAAAATGTTGAGGACATTaagaataatatacaaaaactgtTCAGCGAAGGTATGGGATGGAGTCAATATGTCTGAAAGTTTCGCAACACCATCAGGTTTGAGACAAGGATGCATCCTGTGTACACTTCTATTCGccctttttattaatgatattgtTTCTTATATTAATGGAGGGTTTGATGTAGGTCGTactaaaatcaaagttttgatgTACGCTGATGATATAGTGCTGTTAGCAGACACGCCGATAAAACTCCAGATGATGATAACTAAGTTcgaagaattttgtaaactgtGGAACCTTACAGTAAACAGAGGAAAGTcccaaataatgatttttggtaGAGGCAAGAGACAGCGAAGTGGAAACTATATCTGGAAATTAGAGAGGGAAGCAGTGGAAGTAGTTGATAATTACAAATACCTGGGAGTAATACTAACACCACAAAATAGCATTAAAACTCACTTGCTGGAAAAACTGAAAAGTGCAAAAATTGCCATAAAAACAACCTGGCTGACTTGTATAAAAATAAGAGCACAGGACTTCGAGTCAAATATCAAATCTTTGAGGCAACAGCGAgatcagttatgttttatgcaacgcaagtttggggatattTACAATATGAGAGTGTAG
- the LOC129939430 gene encoding uncharacterized protein LOC129939430: MAGPLLNTCCRCTSLRTGSIISGLLAIILSILTIIVIFITRVEFKTILLDWLPSSVVKIILVINLCMTILISTLMMVGVLKRNHYLMLPWVVLGIMIALGLLISVIYTAVMFFIDGFVLTGVLWLIFGLLCVVILTYCWCVVYSEYYALSDESSRGRYNKQPYRR; the protein is encoded by the exons ATGGCTGGACCACTACTCAACACATGCTGCCGCTGCACATCGCTACGGACGGGCTCAATCATATCCGGACTCTTGGCTATAATACTTTCTATCTTAACAATCATAGTGATCTTCATAACCCGAGTGGAATTCAAAACCATTCTCTTGGACTGGCTACCGTCGAGTGTGGTTAAAATTATCCTCGTGATCAATTTGTGCATGACAATTCTGATATCAACACTAATGATGGTCGGAGTGTTAAAG agAAATCATTACCTTATGCTGCCATGGGTTGTGCTTGGAATTATGATCGCACTTGGCCTGCTTATTTCAGTTATCTACACAGCGGTGATGTTCTTTATCGATGGTTTTGTATTAACCGGAGTGCTGTGGCTTATATTTGGATTACTTTGTGTCG taATCCTAACTTATTGCTGGTGCGTTGTTTACAGTGAGTACTATGCACTTTCAGATGAAAGCTCAAGAGGACGTTACAACAAACAACCATACCGCCGTTAA